In Gossypium hirsutum isolate 1008001.06 chromosome D01, Gossypium_hirsutum_v2.1, whole genome shotgun sequence, the genomic window CACTGAAGACCTTGCTTCCTCGGTATGATCTCGTGCTAATCTTTTCCCTTTTATGAAACTTTCTTGGAAAATTCTTCTTTGAAAACCTGTCTTACAATTCCTTCAATGCACTTAGATTATTTTGCAAGTACTtctgattgaaaaaaaaagaaatgaactgCTATTGTTAATAAATATCTTAGTAGTTTTGTTTATAGAATTTGTCAAAACCACTTTTTAAGGATTCATTCCATTTCTTTTACATTGTCTGCATACATTCAATAGGTTGTTGGCACACCCAACTATATGTGTCCGGAGCTCCTTGCAGATATACCTTATGGCTATAAATCGGATATATGGTCACTTGGTAAGAATTTCAAAGCTTGATCCCGAGATGGAAAATCTGTTATAGTTTCAACTACGAGTGATAGATTTGTTATTCCAGGTTGCTGCATGTTTGAGATTGCTGCACATCAACCTGCATTTAGAGCTCCAGTGAGTTCTTCTAAGTCAAGCTATAGACATTGCCTTAGTATCGTTAAACTACCATCAATTTGTCTGTAATTTGCTTTGCTATAGAGTCTATAGTAAACTGAAGTTATTGGTAACAAATAGGATATGGCGGGACTTGTTAACAAAATCAACAGATCATCCATTTCTCCTCTCCCGATTTTGTATTCCTCCATGCTGTAAGCATTTTCTTCCATATAATCATTTATGGATGTGTTACTTAACGATACTGATAATgctatttcatttccttttaaaAAGTCTAATATTTGTAGAAAATGAAATGACTTCATGTTTCAGGAAGCAAATAATTAAGAGCATGCTAAGGAAGAACCCGGAACACAGACCAACCGTGAGTGCAAGTGATCCTGTCTTTAGCTTTCTAGTTTTAAATGCTACCATCCATACTGATCCTGAGCATTCTGATACTTCAGGCTGCTGAACTCTTAAGACACCCCCATTTGCAACCTCATGTCCTTCGCTGCAGAAATCCATCTACGGTTTATCTTCCGGTAAAGCCCACAAACAGCCCAAAGGAGAAGACACCTAGAAAATCATTTTCGAACAAACCTGGTATTGGGAAGGACAGGGGGTTTGGGATTAAAGATGCTGGGGTATCGAATGGGCAACGAAATATACATCCATTTCCGAGAATGGCTGATGTACATGTAAGCTGTTCACCTACTCATGAAAAGCCAGCATCCTCGGCTAGTACCAAAGACAACCCTGTCACTAAGAGGGTTGATCCTACTAGCTGTGCAGTCGAAATATCCAAAGCTACTAGTGATTCCAAAGACACGTCCACTGATTCCGAAGTAAGTGTTAGCAACGGAGACAAACAGGCTCAGCTTAGAAGTGTTCCCCGAAAGGATGCTGATGTGGAGTCTACTTCGGAGACAGCATTCAATTCTAAGCATGATGAACAAGAAGAACCCACTTTTGAGCACACTCAAAACTTTCCTGAAGCTGATATGAagactaaaaataaaaaagatgagaCAATCTGTGATGTTCAGGTTCTTGAAGAAGCAGCAAAAGAGGTTCTCGATATATCGAGGGATTCTAGTAAACTGACAATCTCCAGTATAAGTTGTGATGATAAAAATGGGTACCGTGATGACGGAAGTTCATCATCTACTATTTATGAGACTGATGTTGATCGAATATGCTCGTCAACTAAAACATGTAGTCATAATGCTACAACAGAAGGTGCTGACACGAGCTATTTGTCATCTGAAAGTAATGCTGTGCATCCAAGTGCAGGTGAAGCAGGAGCAGCATCCGAGAATAATACAAAAGATAGTGCACGACCGGTTCACTTGACGGCAAGTGATGTATCGTTACTGAGTAAACTGACAGCCATGAGCGGTGACGAAATTAAGAGTGTGTGGGAGAATCCGAGCCAGGAAAGAGCTGATGCATTGGAGTCTCTGCTTGAGCTATGTGCCCAGCTTCTTAAACAAGACAAAATCGATGAGCTTGCTGGTGTGCTGCGACCGTTCGGGGAAGAAGTTGTGTCGTCAAGAGAAACAGCAATTTGGTTAACAAAGAGTCTCATGGCTGCCCAAAAGTTCACCGGTGCAACCTAACTTTCATGAATTGGTTGGAGTCATAATTTATTCATCGTTGCgagaaaatgttttctttttgcCTTCTTACATATATGTTTTGACATAAAGTGTGTATTTCTTCTGGTTTGCTTGAAGAGAAAGAAACTCGAGAAACTATATTTTGGGGGATTTCTATGGAATAATAACTGACACTGGTGATCTTTTATTGTTCCAAAGTAGAAATGTCGATTTAAGCATATGCAATATCCGAAAGccagaatttttcagaaaacatatTTATATCCGTCAATTTGGGATACGGGATCTATAGATGATTAACTCGACCTGACTCAACCTGATCACTATCTCTAATGGAAGGAATGTGAATTCACATATTTATTACATTactttcatatttattaaatgggtttttttttgttgttgtgttttTAATATCATACCCTAAATTACCATATCTATCAAACAATCATTTCTTTGGAGTGCAAAGTATCACTTGGAATTCAAACATATATCATAAACGTACAAACAAGTAAAGTGAAGAAAGCCATCTTCAACAatgaacaaaaagaaagaaagcacCCCAAGTAGtatttttacatttattaatCCACCATTTCTTTTTTTGATTCTTCAATACTTCATGGTTTCATCCATTTTTTGCTGTGGCTTACTGTAAAAAGTAGGCAAAGAAAGAAACAAGTGTGGCTCCAACCAAGGACTCAATAACAGGCATTGTTGAGATTGCGATGCTGGAATCTGGGCCTGGGCCAGATGCTGAAGCTGAAGCTGCAGCTGCAGCTGGAGCTGAAGCTGGAGATGGAGCTGGAGAAGCGCCAGCAGCCAGGACCGCGCTCATAGAGGCGGCGGCGACAATGACGGCGCATGAGATCTTCTTCATGTCCATGGTATTGAAGAATAAAGGTTAGTGAGAGTAAAGAGACCTAATGTgatgaaaaaaacaaaatttattgtgtttttattttgcttttctcAAAGGCCTGAAGAACAATGGTTGAAGTGAGTTGATATTTATACGTAAAATGAATGTCTATTTTAAGGAAGAAGTGGTTTCTTGTGAGCTTCAAATAtggtttttgtttggttttgcaTGTTTTTAGGGCCGAAATTGATGGCCAAAGctgaaaattaataaatattattaaaaatgatcagttttttttaagttattcCGGGGTGAGGGGTACTTGTCATATTTCGGCGTGGGACACATTTTATTTGATGGTTTTTTGAATGTTAAATATTATTGCATGGATTAATTTTTATTGGTATTGAAAACACATCACGTTATGGCAGGTTAATGTCTCACAGTTTAATGGATCTTCCACTTATTTGATTTAAACTATTTATAACTTATCAATGGATATAGCCCATTTGGTATGAATAGTTTATCAGTCTAGGTGTAGATGTTCTTATTTGGGCATCTTGTTTGGGTTACTggatttatattcttaaattctTGGTGCTAATATTGACAAGAATTTATTGAAACTTTAGCATTTGTCAAATTACTAcaaaatggatggaaaatttaactgttttttAACTTTATTGACGTGGCATACAAGTGGATTGCCACGTGGATAACACacgtcaacatttaattaatttttaaaaattttaaacattcaaaaaatataaaatttatttttaaaaattaaaatcattaaaattatttaaaaatatgaaaaatatattttaatattttaaattttaaaaattaattaaatactgacATGTCATCCATTTGTATGCTACATTAGTAAAGTTAAAagatattaatttttctatttattttgagttgatttgacaaaaaatgcaaattagaaaattaaaaaaaatgaaaatttaattaaagagctaaaatgatttttaaaaaaagaaagaaagaaagcattatgacattttttattttaaatgatgaGGAGTTATTAGAATGATTGGTTTAATTAAGATTTTTAAGTGAGATTAGtggataatttttttaagagtataaagtaaaaaaaattgtaatcacATTATTATCTTTattgttgttttatttaatttttaatttttttttatttttactcaaTTAAATTGGTGCCATAAACTCTCGAGTAAaataatattatgaattaatCCATCATcaatctaattaaaaaaataacaaaaaaaaatagtagtTTGCTTTTTATAGTtttcatatcatatatttaaataaaataatttaaatcattCTTTCAAAAATCACCTCTAAAAGAATCACTTAAAATTATTATCtcaataaaatgttaaaatatgtttcaagtccttgtactttttaaaatttagaatttaatccatCTTTTATTTTCAAAGAAATTGAATCTCTCTCTCTGTTTTGGCAAATCTTAGTTATGTTTCTGATTTGGAGTTCTTTGATATTGgtttaaacaaatattttgacGTGATCTCATGTTGATATtctctaataaaaatttaattgctGAGAAAAAACCATTACTTTCttctaaaaaaatcattaattttcttttaaataagaaACAATTCCAgaacataaatcaataaaaaagatgacaaaaattaAATCTCAAGCCGACAGGTTTATCCCATACACCCCAATCCTTAAACATAACATTATGgattgaaacaaagaaaaaaactaaGAAGATTTTCCAAATAAGGCTACCCTCGTAAATAAAGAGCTACCCTTGCTTTCGCATCCAACAAACAAAAGGCAAAATCATAGACATCTTTATCCACTTTGTTTCAAAGCCGAAATCACTTGAAGATAGTCACTTTCAACCATGACACCGTCCATACGAAGAGCCTCCAACCAAGAAAGAGCTTCCCGGATCGCAAAAGCTTCAACTAGCTTAGGCTCCAAGTTGGCTCGGTGATGACCTGTAAGGCCCTTAACAAAAACACCATTAGAGTCCCTCACTACAGCTGCAAAACTAGTCAATTGGTCCACCCCAAAACTTGTTGCATCTACTTTACATGGTTGAAATCTCAGGCGGTTTCATCCACCGTCGGCATTCACTACATCGGTGATCACCAGCTACAATGCTCAGATGACCAACAACACCTTGTACTTTATCGAATTTTCGCTTAACCAGTCTTGCAATGGGATATGCCAAAAGATAAAACGGCAGCCGCTGCCACAGATTCATTCTTCCAACAAAACATGTTTCGAGCAAACCAGATGCTCCATAGCGTCATTAGCAACTTGTTCCTCATGGCACTATCCATCGAATCAAAAAGCAAAACAAGCAAATTCAACACAGTGAGATTAGAAAAATCTAATCCAGCTAATTGCCTAATTTCGACAGCTTTCGAATAGTGCAACAACGCATCAACGAGACTCAATTTTGCCACATCTAGCACAAAGAGAGTCTAGGCGGAATCCTTTTCTCAACCAACCTCCATTTAAAGGAATAAAATCCCTTAAGTAGTGCCAAATAGAGATGTTCAAACCGTCCGTTTGTTTAATATCCGAAttgaattaactaaaattataaaagttttaaccgttaaccgaatcgaaaatttttcaaaatctttTAACCGACTGAAATAATTTCGGTTATTTCAGGCGGTTAattgaattaaccaaaatttttacatattttttgttttgttcaaataaatttgaaacatgaaaaaataCAACTTTAGAAACAAGAAAGTTTAAGACTCGAGTGatgaaatgacaaaaaaaaaagtcaagaaaaataaaagatgatctGGTGTCAAGTGGCgctaatgataataaaaaaaacagtgcctttttcttttaattttttatttaaaaatatataaatctatTATGATTTAAAGctcattataataatttaaataaatataatttattttaagctcattctttaatttttatatttcgaCCTTATATAATACCTTGGACACATCTAATATATTGGGCCtataatattttatcattaataaTTTTGGTTAATCAATTAATTCGGTGACCAACTCATTAATAgtaaactgaaattttaaaaagctCTTAACCGATCTTTGACCGAATTAGATTCGGCGACCAACTGATTAACCGaaataatttgattcaattcatttggttaaaattgaattatgcACACAATCACCAAATAAaatgttgattgagtcttagctgaTTGACAGTCATGccttttaaaaaaactaattggagtagctgattgagtcttaattcagtTGGCATTGACTTTGTTGTTGTTAGTGcaagaggatgtgggttcgagtgtaCTGAGGTGCACTATCttcttatttaagggttggagaGGGATTATGGGCTCATcatattcaaatttataaataaatgatatcttattattttaaaattttttcttactAAAAAACTATTGAATTACACTTTATATTCTCTTTAATTGtattttcattataatttaaacaatttcttattattttaattatattttacaattttttttagtaaaatcgtTGTTGGAAATATCTATTTCGctatttttgtatttattgaaTATATGTTCTGTTTCATGTTTTTTATCATATCGAAATTACCATATTTATTCAACAATAAtttcttaattgctttttttttcatttattttctctctttaaaATGTAACATTacgatttttaatatttattttttaatataatatcgATATAAATTGAGGTAATAGAATCATAATCTCCCATGGCCTAACATTTTGGAAATATATAAACGAACAAAAGTATTTTCTTTTTGGGTGCAAAGTATCACATggaattcaaattattttttttaataaacgtACAAATGAAGTGATGAACCAaaaaaaaggggaagaagaaagCAAGTAAAATGGATTGAACCCCGAgtaatattttacatttattcattcaccaTTTTTGATTCTTCAATACTTCATGGTTTCGTAGATTTTTGCTGGCTTACTGCAAATAgtaggaaaagaaagaaacaagggTGGCTCCAACCAAGGACACAAGAACAGGCATTGTTGAGGTTGCGACGTTGGAGTCTGGGCCTGGGGCAGCTGCTGAAGCTGAAGCTGAAGCTGCACCTGGAGCTGAAGCTGGAGCTGGAGCTGGAGCGGAGTCAGCAGCCAGGACCGCGCTCATAGAGGCGGCGGCGACAATGACGGCGCAGGAGATCTTCTTCATGTCCATGGTATTGAAGAATAGGCTTAGTGAGAGTCGAGAGACCTGCTGCGAGACGgaaaacaaaatttattaatttggttttctttatatgtttatatgttattGTTCTTCACGCAGGTCTGAAGAACAAGGATGAAGGTGAGGTGCATTTTATAGGGGAAATTCATGTCTATTTTAAGCAACAAATGGTTTCTCATTAGCTTAAAAATAGGCTTATGTGGGGTTTTGCATGTTTTGAGGATTGAAATTGAcatgcatcatct contains:
- the LOC121214000 gene encoding serine/threonine-protein kinase Nek6 isoform X1 — translated: MASHNGDGKSKMEDYEVIEQIGRGAFGAAFLVLHKLEKIKYVLKRIRLAKQTEKFKRTAHQEMELIAKLNNPYIVEYKDAWVDKGNSICIVTSYCEGGDMAELIKKARGMHFPEEKICKWMTQLLLAVDYLHSNRVLHRDMKCSNIFLTKDNDIRLGDFGLAKLLNTEDLASSVVGTPNYMCPELLADIPYGYKSDIWSLGCCMFEIAAHQPAFRAPDMAGLVNKINRSSISPLPILYSSMLKQIIKSMLRKNPEHRPTAAELLRHPHLQPHVLRCRNPSTVYLPVKPTNSPKEKTPRKSFSNKPGIGKDRGFGIKDAGVSNGQRNIHPFPRMADVHVSCSPTHEKPASSASTKDNPVTKRVDPTSCAVEISKATSDSKDTSTDSEVSVSNGDKQAQLRSVPRKDADVESTSETAFNSKHDEQEEPTFEHTQNFPEADMKTKNKKDETICDVQVLEEAAKEVLDISRDSSKLTISSISCDDKNGYRDDGSSSSTIYETDVDRICSSTKTCSHNATTEGADTSYLSSESNAVHPSAGEAGAASENNTKDSARPVHLTASDVSLLSKLTAMSGDEIKSVWENPSQERADALESLLELCAQLLKQDKIDELAGVLRPFGEEVVSSRETAIWLTKSLMAAQKFTGAT
- the LOC121214000 gene encoding serine/threonine-protein kinase Nek6 isoform X2, which codes for MELIAKLNNPYIVEYKDAWVDKGNSICIVTSYCEGGDMAELIKKARGMHFPEEKICKWMTQLLLAVDYLHSNRVLHRDMKCSNIFLTKDNDIRLGDFGLAKLLNTEDLASSVVGTPNYMCPELLADIPYGYKSDIWSLGCCMFEIAAHQPAFRAPDMAGLVNKINRSSISPLPILYSSMLKQIIKSMLRKNPEHRPTAAELLRHPHLQPHVLRCRNPSTVYLPVKPTNSPKEKTPRKSFSNKPGIGKDRGFGIKDAGVSNGQRNIHPFPRMADVHVSCSPTHEKPASSASTKDNPVTKRVDPTSCAVEISKATSDSKDTSTDSEVSVSNGDKQAQLRSVPRKDADVESTSETAFNSKHDEQEEPTFEHTQNFPEADMKTKNKKDETICDVQVLEEAAKEVLDISRDSSKLTISSISCDDKNGYRDDGSSSSTIYETDVDRICSSTKTCSHNATTEGADTSYLSSESNAVHPSAGEAGAASENNTKDSARPVHLTASDVSLLSKLTAMSGDEIKSVWENPSQERADALESLLELCAQLLKQDKIDELAGVLRPFGEEVVSSRETAIWLTKSLMAAQKFTGAT
- the LOC121214000 gene encoding serine/threonine-protein kinase Nek6 isoform X3, producing MTQLLLAVDYLHSNRVLHRDMKCSNIFLTKDNDIRLGDFGLAKLLNTEDLASSVVGTPNYMCPELLADIPYGYKSDIWSLGCCMFEIAAHQPAFRAPDMAGLVNKINRSSISPLPILYSSMLKQIIKSMLRKNPEHRPTAAELLRHPHLQPHVLRCRNPSTVYLPVKPTNSPKEKTPRKSFSNKPGIGKDRGFGIKDAGVSNGQRNIHPFPRMADVHVSCSPTHEKPASSASTKDNPVTKRVDPTSCAVEISKATSDSKDTSTDSEVSVSNGDKQAQLRSVPRKDADVESTSETAFNSKHDEQEEPTFEHTQNFPEADMKTKNKKDETICDVQVLEEAAKEVLDISRDSSKLTISSISCDDKNGYRDDGSSSSTIYETDVDRICSSTKTCSHNATTEGADTSYLSSESNAVHPSAGEAGAASENNTKDSARPVHLTASDVSLLSKLTAMSGDEIKSVWENPSQERADALESLLELCAQLLKQDKIDELAGVLRPFGEEVVSSRETAIWLTKSLMAAQKFTGAT
- the LOC121214001 gene encoding arabinogalactan protein 23 — protein: MDMKKISCAVIVAAASMSAVLAAGASPAPSPASAPAAAAASASASGPGPDSSIAISTMPVIESLVGATLVSFFAYFLQ
- the LOC107922214 gene encoding arabinogalactan protein 23 yields the protein MDMKKISCAVIVAAASMSAVLAADSAPAPAPASAPGAASASASAAAPGPDSNVATSTMPVLVSLVGATLVSFFSYYLQ